From one Planococcus citri chromosome 3, ihPlaCitr1.1, whole genome shotgun sequence genomic stretch:
- the DNAlig4 gene encoding DNA ligase 4 — protein sequence MSDLKFSEKTKFSVICNLLERIEKQKSKDQKVDSMRQFIASFREQSKNQQDDTFYPILRLLLPTLERERGPYGIKEHTLAKMYIRILGLPKEGKDAQKLLNYRAPKASVKSTGDFAEVAYWVLRSRFENTQKLSVFDVNNHLDNIATKHASHDPRGVDNELHAMLLNLSPEEQKWLIRIILKDITMGLSQNKILYLYHPDAVDLFDVSNDLRKVCTMLKDPKVRLHEIEIEMFQPFKPMLSQRCDIQEVDKDINSADHYYVETKFDGERFQIHCNDGEYKYFSRNGYDYTNTYGANSSNGVLTPKIARNLRDVRSMILDGEMMCWHKSRKCFTTKGMNIDVKYIKDADANQACFVVFDILYLNGTVLTNKTYIERVTLLEKHVKPEEGIFMISNRTKVTTGEEIMDRLNQAIADCEEGIVVKNPYSVYKPNSRKAGWYKIKPEYTEGLMVELDLLVIGGYYGEGRRRGLVSQFLVGVADPNKNEAGEPRAFYSVGRVGSGYSDEELSEVDKKLQGNWKRVSSHHMPTMVEWTKEKPDVWIEPKSSIILQIKATEVVPSDAFKVGYTLRFPRVQKVRHDKSWYDCLTLEEFTRLRESNCGKLTTSYATKLASADSKKQFKRPKKILTVDEQFQSKRSKPSEISSNIFKDLELCILTGHQLLSKSELESKVVENGGLIVQHPGASTYCVLAADKNSIRARNVIELNKYNVVKTSWIIECIEKHKLVKLCPHHFLAMTPETSEKVSEEYDEYGDSYGTRITIDRLKELMQIDPANSETLSISQMSNLDKQLFNDGNPFAVFRGCSAYFQDGADEVSRYAEKLNLSIAKEVFKFYGGSQHDSVSKNTTHVVYSSKSHVPDNLLSRSRLILVSSNWIFDCQSSKKRLPESTYR from the exons atgagcGATTTAAAATTCAGCGAGAAGACCAAATTCTCGGTCATTTGCAATTTATTGGAAAGGATCGAGAAACAGAAGAGCAAAGACCAGAAAGTAGACAGCATGAGACAATTCATCGCTTCTTTTCGAGAGCAAAGTAAAAATCAACAA GACGACACCTTTTATCCAATTTTACGATTATTGTTGCCAACGCTGGAGAGAGAAAGAGGACCGTACGGAATCAAAGAGCACACTTTGGCGAAAATGTACATACGAATATTAGGTCTACCTAAAGAAGGCAAAGATGCCCAGAAGTTattaaattaccg AGCACCTAAAGCTTCAGTCAAAAGTACCGGAGATTTCGCCGAAGTAGCTTATTGGGTACTTCGATCACGATTCGAGaatactcaaaaattgagtgTATTTGACGTAAACAATCATTTGGATAATATCGCAACGAAACACGCTTCTCATGATCCAA gagGCGTTGATAACGAGTTACACGCCATGTTGTTGAATTTGTCTCCAGAGGAACAAAAATGGCTAATTAGAATCATACTGAAAGACATCACTATGGGATTAtcgcagaataaaattttatacctatatcATCCCGATGCTGTTGATTTATTTGACGTTTCGAATGATTTACGAAAA gTTTGTACGATGTTGAAAGATCCTAAAGTTCGATTACacgaaatcgaaatcgaaatgtTCCAGCCGTTTAAACCGATGCTTTCTCAAAGATGTGATATTCAAGAGGTTGATAAAGATATCAATTCTGCGGATCATTACTACGTTGAAACTAAATTCGACGGTGAACGGTTTCAAATCCATTGTAATGATGGagaatataaatatttttcgag GAATGGTTACGATTATACGAATACGTACGGTGCTAACTCATCGAATGGTGTCTTGACGCCTAAAATTGCTAGAAATCTACGTGATGTTCGAAGCATGATATTAGACGGCGAAATGATGTGCTGGCACAAAAGTCGCAAATGTTTCACCACCAAAG GAATGAATATCGATGTAAAATATATCAAAGATGCAGATGCGAATCAAGCGTGTTTCGTagttttcgatattttataCTTGAATGGAACCGTACTTACGAATAAAACGTACATCGAACGAGTTACCCTGCTGGAGAAACACGTGAAACCGGAAGAAGGCATTTTCATGATTAGTAATCGTACGAAAGTTACCACTGG AGAAGAAATCATGGATCGTTTGAATCAAGCTATTGCCGATTGCGAAGAAGGAATCGTTGTGAAAAATCCCTACTCTGTTTATAAACCGAATTCCAGAAAAGCCGGATGGTATAAAATTAAACCAGAA TATACCGAAGGATTAATGGTAGAATTAGATTTACTAGTCATTGGAGGATATTACGGTGAAGGTCGTCGGCGAGGATTAGTCAGTCAGTTTCTAGTTGGAGTTGCTGATCCTAACAAGAACGAAG cTGGAGAGCCTCGTGCTTTTTACTCAGTTGGTAGAGTAGGTTCTGGATACAGTGACGAAGAGTTATCTGAAGTTGATAAAAAGCTACAAGGTAATTGGAAACGAGTTTCTAGTCATCATATGCCTACCATGGTCGAATGGACTAAAGAGAAACCTGATGTTTGGATTGAACCTAAATCATCAATTATTTTACaa ATCAAAGCCACCGAAGTTGTTCCTAGCGATGCTTTCAAAGTAGGCTACACTTTACGATTCCCTCGAGTCCAGAAAGTTCGTCACGATAAATCCTGGTACGATTGTTTAACGTTGGAAGAATTCACACGTCTTCGAGAA agcaattgcGGTAAACTCACCACCAGTTACGCCACAAAACTAGCTTCAGCTGATTCGAAGAAACAGTTCAAACGTCCTAAGAAAATATTAACCGTCGATGAACAATTCCAGTCCAAAAGGAGTAAACCTTCGGAAATATCGTCGAATATATTCAAAGATCTCGAACTATGTATTTTAACCGGTCACCAATTACTATCGAAATCCGAACTAGAATCTAAAGTTGTCGAAAATGGAGGACTTATTGTTCAACATCctg GTGCTTCAACGTATTGCGTCTTAGCTGCCGATAAAAACAGCATTCGAGCTAGAAATGtgatcgaattgaataaatacAACGTCGTGAAAACCTCTTGGATCATCGAATGTATTGAAAAACATAAACTCGTCAAATTATGCCCTCATCACTTCCTCGCCATGACTCCGGAAACATCGGAGAAGGTATCTGAAGAATACGACGAGTACGGTGACAGCTACGGTACCAGGATAACCATAGATCGTCTAAAAGAACTAATGCAAATAGATCCAGCCAATTCTGAAACACTGAGTATATCTCAAATGAGCAATTTAGATAAACAGTTGTTCAATGATGGCAATCCATTCGCCGTATTTCGCGGCTGTTCGGCGTATTTTCAAGATGGAGCCGATGAA GTGTCAAGGTAcgctgaaaagctcaatttatCTATTGCCAAAGAGGTATTCAAGTTCTACGGAGGGTCGCAGCACGACTCTGTCAGCAAGAATACCACACATGTGGTCTACTCTTCCAA atctCACGTTCCTGATAACTTACTTTCGAGATCACGTCTCATTTTAGTCTCTTCGAATTGGATCTTCGACTGCCAATCTTCAAAAAAACGATTACCAGAATCTACCTACAGATAA
- the LOC135839875 gene encoding uncharacterized protein LOC135839875 isoform X1, translating to MANTRRRSKKAKDKWDDPEPSMGEKVLKMTNGEMIRKIRSLENEVKSMKSEMMRISPKIRALNEKVKTKKTDKTLPYSVYNVNELSDFDSSEDSEEDEAVVNSRAKRKRGAIGDIFYDVLTDEKLFVEFVIYTIILYSSVQILLLAALYFLDKSKFNEYVMWIQQIPNNVLSSIYNNVGNVSDCPFLQNLKKISNDVKN from the exons ATGGCTAACACCCGTCGTCGTTCAAAGAAAGCTAAGGACAAATGGGACGATCCG GAACCTTCGATGGGCGAAAAAGTACTGAAGATGACCAACGGTGAAATGATCCGTAAAATTAGATCACTCGAAAATGAGGTGAAAAGCATGAAAAGCGAAATGATGAGAATATCGCCAAAGATTCGAGCTTTAAATGAAAAAGTCAAGACTAAGAAAACTGACAAGACGTTGCCGTATTCAGTTTATAATGTAAACGAA TTGTCAGATTTCGATTCTTCTGAAGATTCCGAGGAAGATGAAGCTGTTGTAAATTCACGTGCTAAAAGGAAGAGAGGTGCTATAGGTGATATATTTTATGATGTCCTGACGGATGAAA aactctTTGTTGAGTTTGTGATCTATACGATCATACTGTACAGCAGTGTACAAATTTTGCTGCTGGCGGCTTTGTATTTCTTggacaaatcaaaattcaacgagTATGTAATGTGGATCCAACAAATTCCGAATAATGTTTTATCTTCAATCTATAATAATGTAGGTAATGTAAGTGATTGTCCATTTCTTcagaatttaaagaaaatttcaaacgatgTTAAGAACTAA
- the LOC135841154 gene encoding general transcription factor 3C polypeptide 3 yields MDIEEVPSTSLGDADLQLEVIAETPMDTEDNNQQSDAVCKFLNGEISFTDYLDRMDKIAEASTVQTDAQDDTKSVLGDIIDEAEVLSSSDENSEDESKPAKPRGVRRTGRSKLSATLRGVMGQANVCYAQGDTETAVKMCLEIIKEEPQASEPFKTLASIYEEMGESEKAVQMRLIAAHLGPASKEEWMELGQMLKKKGHHKQAVMCYTKAINYDELNLELYELRASLMKEARILSVEVYGFLRILYKLDPQREGKKLLDLCIKVARMYYNEKKYEKSCKTLKYAFEKRPDLIKDAEVNLYLDILITTLNFHECLNVMAKFCSVEFQTTEDPFTIVECIVPEEIPIDLRAKLIVTLIHFDSFENAKIQIDILLKENPDIMGDLFFDVAMELIDKAQFEDSITLLEPLTHTESFNSVTLWFKLTHCYKETNKIKECHEAFRRALQCHPDDKDLKLKFCEELKSAHLYQEAIELTKDDDMSVLIYERCNMYYLIKDYENFIETGLQLFRLHCKEIKTIEDYSLLLDALRSTKSFKDVVSPYVPITVDTSVTVEQEWDIFVKIFDIYAERKDYDLLQQLTLDLSLSYKFNSVKDQLRVAVAIASFLNHDYEIAYDMMRYFIIQANKNSLKFWNCFNLFTYYSSYSRIHKFLIRYLMRASENNSLIVLFANNCLTAGTYKYALNDYSIVFQDKETSMVALLLAVAVLHMSCSKFSTNRHSFTSQCLAFLYKYQNLRGEPMNQEINYNFARAFHQLELFPQAIHYYKKALECKPAVSDMYDLKAEIAYNLHVIYMSSGQPRVANMYLQKYAVI; encoded by the coding sequence ATGGACATCGAAGAGGTACCATCGACATCCTTGGGTGACGCCGATCTGCAGCTAGAAGTTATCGCCGAAACACCCATGGACACCGAAGACAATAACCAGCAATCCGATGCGGTTTGTAAATTCCTCAACGGTGAAATCTCCTTCACCGATTACCTCGACCGAATGGACAAAATCGCCGAAGCAAGCACCGTTCAAACCGATGCACAAGATGATACTAAATCTGTACTAGGAGACATCATCGACGAAGCCGAAGTGCTCAGTTCGTCAGATGAAAACTCCGAAGACGAATCGAAGCCAGCTAAACCCAGAGGTGTAAGACGTACCGGTCGATCCAAGTTATCAGCTACGTTACGCGGTGTTATGGGTCAAGCTAACGTATGTTACGCTCAAGGCGATACCGAAACGGCGGTTAAAATGTGCTTAGAAATAATCAAAGAAGAACCCCAAGCTTCCGAACCGTTCAAAACATTGGCTTCGATTTACGAAGAAATGGGCGAATCGGAGAAAGCTGTACAGATGCGATTGATAGCTGCTCATCTAGGTCCGGCTAGCAAAGAAGAATGGATGGAGTTaggtcaaatgttgaagaaaaaaggcCATCATAAACAAGCTGTTATGTGCTACACGAAAGCTATCAATTACGATGAATTGAATTTAGAGTTATACGAGTTAAGAGCTTCGTTGATGAAAGAAGCTCGTATTCTTTCGGTCGAGGTTTACGGTTTCCTCAGAATACTCTACAAATTAGATCCTCAAAGAGAAGGTAAAAAGTTACTCGATTTATGTATCAAAGTAGCACGAATGTATTATAACGAAAAGAAATACGAGAAATCGTGCAAAACGTTGAAGTACGCTTTTGAAAAACGACCAGATTTGATCAAAGACGCCGAAGTCAATTTGTACCTCGATATTTTAATCACTACGCTTAATTTCCACGAATGTCTCAACGTGATGGCTAAATTCTGCAGCGTCGAGTTTCAAACAACCGAAGATCCTTTTACCATCGTAGAGTGCATCGTACCCGAAGAAATACCCATCGATCTTCGGGCCAAACTCATCGTAACATTAATCCATTTCGATTCGTTTGAAAACGCCAAAATACAAATAGACATCTTGCTCAAAGAGAATCCAGATATCATGGGCGATCTATTCTTCGACGTAGCCATGGAGTTAATAGACAAAGCTCAGTTCGAAGACTCGATCACGTTACTCGAACCTCTCACTCATACCGAAAGTTTCAACTCGGTTACCTTATGGTTTAAATTGACTCACTGCTACAAAGAAACCAATAAAATCAAAGAATGCCACGAAGCATTCCGTAGAGCTCTACAATGCCATCCTGACGATAAAGATCTCAAGTTGAAATTCTGCGAAGAACTAAAATCAGCTCATTTGTACCAAGAAGCTATCGAATTGACCAAAGACGACGACATGAGCGTTTTGATCTACGAACGATGCAATATGTATTACCTGATCAAAGACTACGAGAACTTCATCGAAACCGGACTTCAATTATTTCGTTTACATTGCAAAGAAATCAAAACAATCGAAGACTACAGTCTGCTCCTAGATGCTCTACGTTCGACTAAATCATTCAAAGATGTAGTTTCACCCTACGTTCCGATCACAGTCGATACTTCGGTTACTGTCGAACAAGAATGGGACATATTCGTCAAAATATTCGATATCTACGCCGAACGCAAAGATTACGACCTTTTGCAACAACTCACTCTGGATTTATCCCTTTCGTATAAATTCAACTCGGTCAAAGATCAGCTCAGAGTAGCTGTGGCTATCGCATCGTTCCTCAACCATGATTACGAAATAGCTTACGATATGATGAGATATTTCATAATACAAGCCAATAAGAACTCGTTGAAGTTCTGGAACTGTTTCAATCTTTTCACGTATTACTCGAGTTACAGCCGAATACACAAGTTCTTAATTCGCTACCTGATGAGAGCTTCGGAGAATAACAGTTTAATCGTATTATTTGCCAATAACTGTTTAACAGCTGGAACGTACAAGTATGCTCTGAACGATTACAGTATAGTGTTTCAAGATAAAGAAACCTCCATGGTAGCGTTACTTTTGGCTGTCGCTGTGTTACATATGTCGTGTTCGAAATTTTCCACTAATAGGCATTCGTTTACGTCGCAATGTTTAGCCTTTCTGTATAAATATCAGAATCTGAGAGGCGAACCGATGAATCaagaaattaattataatttcgCCAGAGCTTTTCATCAACTTGAATTATTTCCTCAAGCTATACATTATTATAAAAAAGCTTTAGAGTGTAAACCTGCGGTTAGCGATATGTACGATTTAAAGGCAGAAATCGCCTATAATTTGCATGTAATTTATATGAGCTCCGGTCAACCGAGAGTTGCGAATATGTACTTACAGAAATACGCCGttatataa
- the LOC135839876 gene encoding uncharacterized protein LOC135839876, with product MASTSDSKKALEEWDDQEPSIGEDVLEMSNDDEVKSMNDCDDSEPSIAGEDILEEMSKDQLINKIRMLENELKIMRTELSADTDSQDTEEDGAIVPIGEPDVGGARSFFDFEVPTADRFHRLFSQFVAQVIIIFCTVQIFLLTTSYLLGDVQQVEFVNSTLKIIGNIATASLLLI from the exons ATGGCTAGCACCAGCGATTCAAAGAAAGCTCTGGAGGAATGGGACGATCAG GAACCTTCGATAGGCGAAGACGTATTGGAAATGTCCAACGATGATGAGGTGAAGAGCATGAACGATTGTGACGATTCG GAACCTTCGATAGCTGGCGAAGACATATTGGAGGAGATGTCCAAAGATCAACTCATCAATAAAATCAGAATGCTCGAAAATGAGTTGAAGATTATGAGAACCGAA TTGTCAGCAGATACCGATTCTCAAGATACCGAAGAAGATGGAGCTATTGTGCCTATTGGAGAACCAGATGTTGGTGGTGCCagatcatttttcgattttgaggtCCCGACAGCCGATAGATTTCATC gtctcTTTTCTCAGTTCGTGGCCCAAGTGATCATTATATTCTGCACTGTACAAATTTTCTTGTTGACGACTTCGTACTTATTGGGCGATGTACAACAGGTTGAATTTGTTAATAGTACCTTAAAAATTATCGGTAATATTGCGACTGCTTCTTTGCTTCTTATCTAA
- the LOC135839875 gene encoding 26S proteasome regulatory subunit 6A-like isoform X2 produces the protein MASTSGSKKALEEWDDPEPLIGEEELKMTKDEMIRKIRSLENEVKSMKSEMMRISPVIQALNEKVKENTKKIDTTLPYLVSNVTELSETNPQDTEEGAAVEELYPQGRRATFYDVLSDRHHFVRFLVLLVIYYIVAQILIMSALYFSNNAKFEKYVKSNQRIFDYTLPFHNEILQFFTNYTRTDGG, from the exons ATGGCTAGCACCAGCGGTTCAAAGAAAGCTCTGGAGGAATGGGACGATCCG GAACCTTTGATAGGCGAAGAAGAATTGAAGATGACCAAGGATGAAATGATCCGTAAAATTAGATCACTCGAAAATGAGGTGAAAAGCATGAAAAGCGAAATGATGAGAATATCGCCCGTGATTCAAGCTTTAAatgaaaaagtcaaagaaaACACCAAGAAAATTGACACTACGTTGCCGTATTTGGTTTCTAATGTAACTGAA TTGTCAGAAACCAATCCTCAAGATACCGAAGAAGGTGCAGCTGTTGAAGAATTATATCCTCAAGGAAGGAGAGCAACATTTTATGATGTCCTGTCAGATAGAC atcACTTTGTTCGGTTCCTGGTCTTACTTGTCATTTATTACATCGTAGcacaaattttgataatgtcAGCTTTGTACTTCTCGAACaacgcaaaatttgaaaaatatgtgaaGAGTAACCAACGAATTTTTGATTATACTTTACCATTTCATAATGAAATTCTTCAGTTCTTCACGAATTATACTCGTAcagatgg TGGGTAG